The nucleotide window TGAGATTTTAAAAGAAAAATTTGAAAGAATTTCTGTTATTATAAATCCTTATGTAACAAAGGTATCCATTGTGGGTATAGGGCTTATAAGCAATATAGGAATAGCTGCGAGGGTATTTAAAGTCCTTGCAGATAACAATATAAGTTTTCACCAAGTAGCAACTTCGGAAATAAGTATAGGACTTATAGTGGACGAGGTAATGGGAAAAAAAGTTGCAGAATTACTTGCGAAGGAATTTAATGTTTAAATTAATAATATAAAATATTAAAATTTTACCCGAAGGAGGAATTAAGTATGTTGAAATTTGAAAAGTATCAAGGGGCGGGAAATGATTTTATTATTGTAAATGAAAAAGATCTTATAGAAAAAGGTATACCTGATTACAATCAGTTTGCGAGTGAAGTGTGCTGCAGACATTTCGGAATAGGAGCCGACGGACTTTTAATATTGAAATATGTAGCAAATATGCCTTTTATGTTCTATTATAATTCCGACGGGAGTCAGGCACCTATGTGTGGAAACGGAATAAGATGTTTTGCTCTTTATCTGAAAAATAATAATGTGGAACAGGAAGACATTTTTACAGTGAAAACTCTTTCGGGAGATTTGAAAATCGAAACTAAAACCGAAAATGAAACTTTTTTTGCCAAAGTAAATATGGGAGAGCCTGTATTTGACGTTAAAAAACTCATAAATATTGAAAAAGAGAGATTTATGAGGGAAAAAATAGTCATAGATGAAAAAGAAATAGAAATTTCGTATATTTTTATGGGAACAGATCATTCTGTAATATTTGTAAATGACTTTTCTGATTATGATATAGATGATTTAGGTTCTAAAATAGAAAATTATACTGAAATTTTTCCAAAAAAAGTAAATGTGAATTTTGTAAAAGTACACGACAGATCGAATATTGAAGTTATTACTTGGGAAAGAGGAGCAGGAAGAACTCTTGCCTGCGGAACAGGAGCTACAGCTTCTGCAGTTCTTGCGAGAATATACGGATATGTGGAAGACAGAATAAACGTGACTGTTCCCGGAGGAAAACTTGTTATAGATTATGCAGGTTACGGAAGTGAAGCCTATATGACGGGAACAAGTGAAAAGATAGCTGAAGGTCATTATATTTTTAAAAGATAAATAGAGAAGGATGGTAGTTATGAAATTTGAAGGATCTTACGTGGCATTGATAACTCCGTTTAAAGAAAACGGAGAAGTTGATGAAGAAAAAATAAGGGAACTTGTAAATTATCATATTGAAAACGGTACAGCAGGAATAGTACCTTGCGGAACTACTGGAGAAGCCCCTACACTGACTTTTTCTGAGCATGAAAAGGTAATAAAAATAGTAGTCGAAGAAGTAAAAGGAAGAATAAAAGTAATAGCGGGAGCGGGATCCAACAATACAGACAGAGCGGTAGAACTTACAAAATATGCTAAAGAACTTGGAGCAGATGCAGCATTAAGCACTTGTCCTTATTATAACAAACCGACACAGAGAGGACTTTACGAACA belongs to Pseudoleptotrichia goodfellowii and includes:
- the dapF gene encoding diaminopimelate epimerase, with the protein product MLKFEKYQGAGNDFIIVNEKDLIEKGIPDYNQFASEVCCRHFGIGADGLLILKYVANMPFMFYYNSDGSQAPMCGNGIRCFALYLKNNNVEQEDIFTVKTLSGDLKIETKTENETFFAKVNMGEPVFDVKKLINIEKERFMREKIVIDEKEIEISYIFMGTDHSVIFVNDFSDYDIDDLGSKIENYTEIFPKKVNVNFVKVHDRSNIEVITWERGAGRTLACGTGATASAVLARIYGYVEDRINVTVPGGKLVIDYAGYGSEAYMTGTSEKIAEGHYIFKR